Genomic DNA from Nitratidesulfovibrio vulgaris str. Hildenborough:
CCCGCCGCCAGTCTCAAGCCCGCCCCGTGGTGGAGGTGGAACTGACGCGCAAGGTGCCTTCGCGTCTCGGCATCGACGAATTCCTGCGCCTTTCGGTAGGCCGCGTTGGCGACAAACTGGTAGGGACGCCGCTGGCACGCGGAGCCGGCAACATCACCACCCTTTCACGGGCACAGGCCGTGGCGCGCATTCCCGCCGCCGCCGAAGGAGCAGAGGGGCATGAACGCCTCACCGCCGAACTCACCGTGCCCCCGGCACTCCTCGACCGCATCGTCGTCTGCGTGGGCAGCCACGACAACACCCTCGACCTGCTTGCCGATGAGCTGATGGGACGCGACGATCCCTTCCGCCTCGCCTCCACCCATGTGGGCAGCATGGGGGGCATCAACGCCCTGCGTAACGGTTCGTGCCACTTCGCCGGGGCGCACCTCTTCGACCCCGAGACGGGCGACTACAACTTTCCCTTCATCGCCCGCTTCCTGGAGGGCGTACCCGTCACCGTGGTCAACCTCGCCATCCGCCATCAGGGGCTCATCGTGGCACCCGGCAACCCGATGGGCATACAGGGAGTACAAGACCTCGCCCGAAAAGGGGTGCGCTTCATCAACAGGCAACGCGGTGCTGGCACCCGCATCCTTCTCGACTGGCATGTGCGCGAAGCGGGCATCTCCCCCGCCGAGGTCGCAGGCTACGACAAAGAGGAGTACACCCACATGGCCGTTGCCGCCAACGTGCTCACGGGCGCGGCGGATTGCGGCCTCGGCATCCACGCTGCGGCAAAGGCCCTCGGGCTGGACTTCGTGCCGCTTGCCCGTGAACGCTACGACCTGCTCATTCCAAACGCCTTCCTCGAAGAACCGCGCGTGCGTGCGGTGCTCGACCTGCTGCACACCCCCGCCTTCGCCGAACGCATCGGCAACCTCGGTGGTTACGAGACCACGCTGATGGGCCGGGTGATGCACCCCGGCGACGGGCTGGGTGACATGGGCTAGCAGAAAATCGACAACACCCCTTCGGACACGGGCAGCCAGCACGGTTGCCCGTGTCCTTCTTCTGTCAGGCGGCAGGATCGCCCTGCGAGAAGCATGCGCTACCGCCACATCTCCGGCATCCATGACGGCCTCGCGCCCACGTCAGAAGGCTGACACGCCTTGCATGTACAGCCCCCTCCTGCCCCGGCCACACAAAGGCAGGCTTCTTCGGCGCGCCTGAAACCCCTGCCTCCTGTGCACGCATGGCTGCCAGAGACATGCGGCACACATCGTGCATCCAGCACCCTGCACACTCGCTATCCGGCAACGCACGCGACGGGGACCCGATGCGTTCCGACGACAGCACCTCGCCAGCCGCGAGGCATCCGGGGATTTGGCATGAAGGACATGATTCTCATCATCCTCACCTCACACAGGAAGGACTGCTTCTCCATCTGCCTGTACAATCTCGAAAAGTATACCGACCTAGACCGCTTCAGCAGGGTGTATGTGCTCGCCAACGCGGTCGACACCGAACACAAGGTCATCATCAGCTCATTCGAGAGACGGCATCGCAATGTGGAGAGCATCCATTTCGGCCCGCGCGGACTCGAACACACCGTCCGTACCGAAGGCCTCGTCCTTGCCCTGCACCGTCACTCCCTTGTCGTGAAACTGGATGAAGACGTATTCGTGACCCCGGGGTGGCTGGAAGGCATGCTACGCGCCTACAAGAACAACGCAGCAGATAACGTCGCCCTCGTGTCCGCGCTGGTGCCCAACAACCAGATAGGCAAGATATGCCTTGCAGAGGCCCTGCAGCGCCACTTTCCGCAAGGCTTTTCCACCACTGTACGTCGCGACCCCGTCCACCAGAACCCGGACTACGCCACATGGATATGGCACAGGGTCCTGCGCGGCGACCTGCGTGACACACGGTGCCCCATCATCCGTAGTGGCATCCCGCAACGCTTCGACGGTGCGCTCAACATCAACTGCATCCTCTTCGACAGCCGCATCACCGAACGCGTACTTCCCTTCACCTCGGGCGATGAACAGGCCATCAACGACGCCCTCGTCCAGAATGGACTCTTCGGCCTGATGACCACCGAAGCCGTGGCACACCACTACAGCTTCGGGCCACAACAGGCCCAGATGGACAGCATGATAGGGACGCAGCGCGTCGCCCTCGCCTTTGGCATGGACACCCGCCGCACATCGCCCTACCGTCATCCCCCGGTCGCCACGACCCACCCCGTGGGCGCAGCCTGAATCCCCCGACAGGAAACACCATGCACTACAGTTATCTCGAACCGGGCCTTCATGCCGAACTTGCAGCCATCACGCCCGACGAGGCAGTGGCACACCTGCGCAACCATCTGGGCAACCTGCTTCTAGACCCGGCTGTCACCGCGGCTTACATCAACCGGCTTGGAGTGCTCACCCCCGAAGAGACCACCCCTTCCACGCGGGCATGGCTCACCTATCTGCTTGTGCGCTACTGCGACCTGCTGCCGCTCGACCTCGCTGCACAACGTATTCTGGCACAGGTGACGGGCAATGCCGCGCCGCACCTGCGCGACCTTGAACGCTGCGCCATCCCCGACCCCATCGAACGCAAACTCGAACGCCTCGGCGCAGGTGAAGATTCCGAACGCAACCGTGCCATGCTGCTGGCGCTGCTGCATGAATACCCCTATTCGCCCGCCATCATGGAACGGCTCATGACCGTGGAACTCGCGCTGGACATCCCGGTGGGGGGCGAGTGGCTACCGTCGGTCAGACCTCCGGCGGGGCTGCTGCGCCCCCTGCACGAGCGGCTCTTCATCCATGCCATGATGCAGGGAGACACCGAACGCGCCCTGCAACACGCCGCAGCCTGCGTTCCCGACAACCCGTCACCGCATCTGCTCAACCATCTCGCCGAACTGCATGCCCGCCTCGGTGATACGCAACAGGCCCTGAACCTGTACGGGGCCTCACTCGAAGCCGACCCCCTCCAGCACCCGGTAAGGCTGCGCATGGAAGCCCTCGCCAAGCCTCCGCGCGCGCATGCCGACGCCCTGCACCACCGCATCGCCATCTGCCTGTACAGCTTCAACAAGGCTGAACTGCTCGAACGCACCCTCTCCTCGCTGGCGGCATCGCAAACGGGCGAGGCGCACATCCTCGTCCTGCTGAACGGCTGCACCGACGATTCCGCAACGCGCGTGGCTGCGGTGAACGAACGGCTGTTCAACGGGCGACTTGAAGTCATCGACATGCCCATCAACATCGGCGCACCTGCGGCCCGCAACTGGCTGCTTGCCAAGCAGACCGTACGTGAAGCCGATTTCGTGGCATTCCTCGACGACGACGTGGACGTGCCCGCCGCGTGGCTGCCCCGTCTGGTGGGCAATCTCGAAGAACATCCCGGCGCAGGGGTGGCGGGGACGCGCGTGCGCAACCCCGGTGACGTCCCCCGTCTGCAGTACCTCTACCGGAACATCTCGGTAGCGCGCCCCGGCCTCATCCGCCTCAGCCTCGACACGCCCACCCTGCACCACGATACCGGCTTCTACGACTTCACCCGCAGCACCACCAGCGTCATGGGCTGCTGCCACGTGTTCACGCGCCGCGCCCTCGACGAGGTGCCCGCCTTCGACCTGCGTTTCTCGCCGTCGCAGATGGACGACATCGCCCACGACATCGACCTTGCCCTTGCCGGGTTCGATGTGCTCTACACAGGCGACGTGGTCTGCGTACATCACCAGATGTCCGGCCTCGGCAGGGCCAATGCCACGGACTGGAAGCGTTTCGG
This window encodes:
- a CDS encoding molybdopterin biosynthesis protein, translating into MSEPRRNIYLRTLPIEDAVTRARTALDRDALMHTETVPAHEAAGRVLAAPVYARFSSPTFHSAAMDGIAVSAAKTYTAREGSPLTLALDADYRPVNTGHPMPEGCDAVIMIEQVVPVDDTHVQIESPAFPWQHVRRLGEDIVATELLFPRNHPLNAYDVGTLLSGGIWEVEVWEKVRVRIIPTGDEVLDFTLRPEPGAGQVVESNSQVLATMARGLGCSVERIAPVRDDPEALHAALRDSLDAGTHLTIFCAGSSAGSKDFTRATIEREGEVLVHGIAAMPGKPSLLGVCRGRLVAGAPGYPVSSVVCFEELLTPLLTWLSRRQSQARPVVEVELTRKVPSRLGIDEFLRLSVGRVGDKLVGTPLARGAGNITTLSRAQAVARIPAAAEGAEGHERLTAELTVPPALLDRIVVCVGSHDNTLDLLADELMGRDDPFRLASTHVGSMGGINALRNGSCHFAGAHLFDPETGDYNFPFIARFLEGVPVTVVNLAIRHQGLIVAPGNPMGIQGVQDLARKGVRFINRQRGAGTRILLDWHVREAGISPAEVAGYDKEEYTHMAVAANVLTGAADCGLGIHAAAKALGLDFVPLARERYDLLIPNAFLEEPRVRAVLDLLHTPAFAERIGNLGGYETTLMGRVMHPGDGLGDMG
- a CDS encoding glycosyltransferase, which encodes MHYSYLEPGLHAELAAITPDEAVAHLRNHLGNLLLDPAVTAAYINRLGVLTPEETTPSTRAWLTYLLVRYCDLLPLDLAAQRILAQVTGNAAPHLRDLERCAIPDPIERKLERLGAGEDSERNRAMLLALLHEYPYSPAIMERLMTVELALDIPVGGEWLPSVRPPAGLLRPLHERLFIHAMMQGDTERALQHAAACVPDNPSPHLLNHLAELHARLGDTQQALNLYGASLEADPLQHPVRLRMEALAKPPRAHADALHHRIAICLYSFNKAELLERTLSSLAASQTGEAHILVLLNGCTDDSATRVAAVNERLFNGRLEVIDMPINIGAPAARNWLLAKQTVREADFVAFLDDDVDVPAAWLPRLVGNLEEHPGAGVAGTRVRNPGDVPRLQYLYRNISVARPGLIRLSLDTPTLHHDTGFYDFTRSTTSVMGCCHVFTRRALDEVPAFDLRFSPSQMDDIAHDIDLALAGFDVLYTGDVVCVHHQMSGLGRANATDWKRFGNVAGNDVKFYYRFADRLDALGRLNNLGFMPDMPPA